Below is a genomic region from Rhodothermia bacterium.
GCGCCGTTAAAGGCATCTGGATAGAACATTTGCGCCGCCAGCGCCTCCCATCCTCCCGTAGAACCACCATAGGTAAATCTGGCCCAACCTTCGCCAATACCACGAAACTTTTGTTCGATGGCCGGAAGCAATTCCGTCATAATGGCATCGCCATATGGCCCCAAGTTCGCCGAATTGACGGCATAGGAATCATCATAGTACGGGTTTGCATGCTGAATCTCCACCACGAGGTATCGAGGAAAGTCTTTGCTTATCCATTTTTGGTAAAAGTTATAAGCCTCTTGTTGCTCAATTCGGTTATAGCAATCTAATCGAAACCGCTCTGAATAGGTACATTTCAAATTGGGATCGGGCGGCGTGGTTCGGAATCCGGCAAAGTTCGCAGGAAAGTGTCCATGAAACAACATCAACGGGTATCGGGCTTCGGGGTGTTCGTCAAAACCTGCCGGAACCAAAACATGAGCGCCCAAATACATGGGACGCCCCCAAAACGCCGTTAACAACTTGCTCTGGATTTTTATATGACGGATGTAGGGCGTGTCTTCGGGAGGTGTAATCTGGGGATTTACTACACTTAGGGCTATCCGAAAAAGTTGTTTTTTGGCAGGGTCTATCCGGATTTTTTCGGGTTTTGAAAACAAGTTTCCCGGCTCCATTCGCCAATTCTGACCGGCCTCCCAAGAATGGGGTAACGTAACTTTATGTCCGGTTTTCAGGTTAAAGGTCTCGTATCGGTTCAATGCGGCCTGTACATAGTAATCGCCTGCCGGAAGCTCTTGGAGGCTTTGGTATGGATATCCAAAAACGGTTTTGTCTATCACGAAAACCTGATTAGGTCGCCATTGTACGGCATTTTTGCCAAAGATAGGGATCGCATTCAGGCCCCAACGCACCTGAGATTTGGGTTCTGTTTTCCCATCTTTCGTCAACATCAAAATGACACGGCCTTCCAAGGCTTCACGGGAAACGGTGGAAGGAAACGTGATTTGGAAGACGGGCTGGGCAGCCACAAAGGTGGTGGAAATGAGCAGGGCTACCACAAACCATACATTGAACTTGCTGGACATAAGACTCCGGTTTTGGTGAAAAGACCTTACAAGATACGGTAGTTGTATGCCTTTGGCATGTATTTCAGCCCATTGCAAGGCATCAAATTTGGTTTTGTACGATAAATATATACAGTTGAAAAGGTTTTTTTAGCATAAATCCTCCTGCCAAACCGCCTTAGATTCATTCATAGACCAAACAAGTGATCCGTCATGAAAGATGTGCATCATTTATATGAAGTGGACGTTTCTTGGACGCACGACCGAAAGGGGTTACTGACCTCGCCCGTTTTACCTGAACTGATTGAGGTGGCCACCCCACCTGAGTTTACAAAGGGTGAAGCAGGGATTTGGTCGCCAGAACATCTGTTCGTAGCTGCGATCAACAGTTGCCTCATGACCACCTTCCTTGCCATTGCCGAAAATAGCCGATTAGACGTTGTCTCATTTGGATGTAAGGCCATCGGTACGTTGGAAAAAGACGGAACAGGCGGTTTTGCCATTACAAAGGTGGTCTTGCATCCTTTCGTTGAGCTGGCTTCTGAAGCCCATTTGGAAAAGACACATCGCATCTTGGAAAAGGCCGAAAAAGCGTGCCTCATCTCCAGATCGGTCAAGTCGGAGGTGGTTCTTCATCCCGAAGTTCATGTTGTGAAGAACGCCCCTTCTTGAAACGGAATGCCGTGTTACGGCTATGTGGCATGGGGGTCCACATAAACGGCGCATTCGAGGTAGAGTGCGCCGTTCTTGTTTATGTTGAGGATAACCAAACTATGGAATATTGTGATGGGCCTATGATTGGGGCTATTCTTTATTAATGCACGCTCCGAAGTCAGAAGAAAAATTGTTCTTTGACCACCTTCCCGTCTTTAGCTTCATAAACCGCAATTTCTTCCATCTTAAAACGCTGTCCGTCTTGGGTGGTAATGTCCATACTCATTACAACTGAAAAATGATTTCCGGCCACCATCGGATCCGAGACATGCCCACCGTGCCACTCTTTGATGGAAGACATAAACATTTTGCTCTTTTCCCGAACAGCTTCTATACCCTTCACTTCGGGAGACTGCGCATAAGATGGCTCAATTGAAACCACATCCGCCGCATAGAGCTCGTTGTGCGCACCCGAAAAATCGTTGTTCCGGCAATAAGCCACCAACTTATCGGCAAGTTCTTGTATTGTCATAACCTTATGTTTTTTAATGTGTTAACGTGGCGTTATACTGAATGATACGGTTTTTATTAAGACGGTTCAATATGTGACATGTTACCCATAAAAAAAATAGCCGCATAGCCATAGACCATGCGGCGCTCTCCGGAACAAGCGGACTTAGAACCACGATATAAGTTCTGTAAAATCAGACGGTTTGCTCTAAGTTCAAAGCGTTAAAGACGGACATCAACTTTGCTTTTGGCCCTTCACTCATCGGGATCAATGGGAGGCGCATGAGTGGGTTCATCAGCCCCATCTCACCCAATAGGGTTTTAATCGGAATGGGGTTGGACTCGTAAAAACAGGCTCGCATGATGTCTAAAAGTGCGTAGTGTAAGGATTTGGCAGCCGTGAAGTCTCCAGCAAGACACAAGCGTACCAAGTCTGTAAAGGGGTGTACCACGGCATTCGCCAATACGGAAATTACACCATCGCCGCCCAAAGCAACAATGGGCAAGACCAATTCGTCGTCGCCGGCATAGACCGCAAAGCCTTCTGGACGGTTCCGGATAATGTCCGAGATTTGGGCAAGGTCTGCGGAGGCTTCTTTCACAGCCACCACCGTCGGGACATGCTCGGCAATGGCCAACATGGTCTCGGCCTTGATGTTAGAACCGGTTCGCCCCGGCACATTATAGGCGATAATGGGGCAATCGGTGGCCTCGGCAACTGCCGCAAAGTGGGCAATATAGCCATTGTGAGTAGGTTTGTTGTAGTAGGGGCCTACAATAAGGAGAGCATCAGCGCCAGCTTCGGCGGCCTCGCGAGAATAGCGGATGCAGTCGGAAGTGTCGTTGGTTCCCGTACCAATAATAACAGGGATGCGCTTGTTGGTGTATTCGATCGCCACTTCTACAATCCGGCGGCGTTCTTCTCCAGAAATGGTAGGGTTTTCTCCGGTGGTGCCGAGCAGTACAATGCCTTCTACCCCTCCAGAGATCACAAAGTCAATATGGCGGCGCAGTGCGCCAAGGTCTAATTGGTTGTCTGCTGTAAATGGGGTTACCAAAGCAGGAGCAGTTCCTCTGAAAATCATGTTTTTAATCAATTTAGATGTTGTTGTGGTTGGTTTGTGTGGCATAGATGAGTGCCTTGTTGTAGTTGCGCTTTTGTTTGCGCGGGTTAGGATTCTTCATCATGTTACAACAGGTTAAAGGTTGCGTTAAAGACGGCCACAAGCAATGAGGCTGTCTGATGAACGATACGAATCCTCTAATTAATTTACAAGCAAGACAAAACTCCAAATTATATTTCACAATTGATACACCACTTCAAAAGGCTTGTTTTTTTACAGCAAGATCATTATCTTTCTTTTGTTTGAAAGTTTTCAAACACACAAAACGTTTCAAGTATCTTCCACCACCTTTTGTCTAAAGTTCATGCTTACCGATATTTGCATCTGACTTTGAGACAAAAGAAAACCCTATTTTGAACCGTTCTCGCCGTAAAAGTATCCCCATATTGCTATTACCCTTACCGATTTAACCAACAAAAAACGACGTATGCAAAAAAGACTCGCAAACAAAGTGGCCATCATTACGGGTGGCAGTCAAGGAATTGGCCGCGCAACTGCCGAACGCTTCGTTAAAGAAGGAGCAAAAGTGGTGATAGCAGATGTGAATATCGAAAAAGGGGAAGCATTTGTAGCAGACCTTCAGGCACAAGGACATGAGGCCGAATTTATCCGCGTGGATGTTACCTTGAAAGCAGATACCGACGCGATGGCCGCTTTCGCCCACAAGACTTTTGGGAAAGTGGATATTTTGGTAAACAATGCTGGCATTACCAAAGACAGCACCCTTGCCAAAATGACGGAAGAAGCGTTTGATCGCGTTATTGCTGTAAACTTAAAAGGTGTTTTTAACAGCACCCAATCCACCATTCCTTACATGATTGAAGGTGGTTATGGCCGGATTCTCAACGCCGCTTCGGTTGTTGCCTTGTATGGTAATTTTGGCCAGACCAATTATGTGGCGACCAAGGCCGGCGTCATCGGGATGACCAAAACTTGGGCGCGGGAATTGGGCCGTAGAGGGATTACTGTGAATGCGGTTGCGCCCGGTTTTATCGCAACCGATATGGTTAGTACGATTCCGGAAAGGGTTCTGGAGGTTTTCCGCGAAAAAACACCCGTTTTACGCCTTGGAGAAGCGGAAGACATTGCAAATGCCTATTTATTTTTAGCCAGTGATGAGGCTTCGTTTATCACGGGAATCACCTTAAGTGTGGACGGTGGGCTTACGCTCTGATTTTTCTTTTTCTGGTTAAGGGCTTTTGGAGACGAAAGCCCTTTTTTTACAACGATAATTTACGGGTTAAAATCTACCAGCCTTCGGTTACGCGCAGCCACCAGCCTTCGACAATCCTCTGCCAGTAAAATACGCTTGGGATGGATGCAAAACCCGATGACCCGTATCTTATTAACCCATAACTCACTTTACCGAAATGCAAAAAGCTCCGCAAGGGGCTTTTTTTCTGATTACTTGACAAAACCTTTATAAATTTTTATACTTACGCAAATCTTATATGTATAGTCACTTTTAAACCAAATACAACAATGGAAAAGCCTCAAGCCTCAAGCCTCAAGCCTCAAGCCTCAAGCCTCAAGCCTCAAGCCTCAAGCCTCAAGCCTCAAGCCTCAAGCCTCGTTTTAAGCAGTTTTAATACCTAGGGTTCCACCTTCCGATGTTCTCTTAATAAATTTTATGTATTGACGCTCACGCTATTCTTCTTTTTTATCTCAGGTTGCGACTTTTTTGGTTCCAATAAGCAAATAAAGGAACAAGTAGCGGATCTTATTATTCTCCCTTTTCAAAAAACAAGCCTAAGCAAAACAGATAACTTTGACGCCTATGAAGCTGCTATAAATGGAGAACTTACGTGTTTTGTTAGCCAATTAGCACCTGAAGAGTCACCGTTTAAGTATCAATACCATCAGATTAAGCTACTTTTTGCACCGCGTTTACTCACTGAAATATCCGATTTAAAAGTGGTTCAGGGACTAAGGTATTCCTTGGATGAAGAGCGGAGCGGAGATACCAAACGATATGCAAGATGCCTGTTCCCAAAGACAGAGAAATTATCGAGGCTACTTCTCCAACATCTTCAATTTGACCCGACCCAGCCCCTGCCAGAGAATTTAATGATTGATGAAACATCTTTATCATCGCCACTGTCCAAAACAGCAAATACGTTTAAAATGATTTGCTCAACAACCACCATTACCTCAACCATCCAGGGCGTAACCTATCCATCTCTCACTCGGATTAACTATGACGATTGTATTGAAAT
It encodes:
- a CDS encoding OsmC family protein, giving the protein MKDVHHLYEVDVSWTHDRKGLLTSPVLPELIEVATPPEFTKGEAGIWSPEHLFVAAINSCLMTTFLAIAENSRLDVVSFGCKAIGTLEKDGTGGFAITKVVLHPFVELASEAHLEKTHRILEKAEKACLISRSVKSEVVLHPEVHVVKNAPS
- a CDS encoding nuclear transport factor 2 family protein, encoding MTIQELADKLVAYCRNNDFSGAHNELYAADVVSIEPSYAQSPEVKGIEAVREKSKMFMSSIKEWHGGHVSDPMVAGNHFSVVMSMDITTQDGQRFKMEEIAVYEAKDGKVVKEQFFF
- a CDS encoding 4-hydroxy-tetrahydrodipicolinate synthase; this translates as MIKNMIFRGTAPALVTPFTADNQLDLGALRRHIDFVISGGVEGIVLLGTTGENPTISGEERRRIVEVAIEYTNKRIPVIIGTGTNDTSDCIRYSREAAEAGADALLIVGPYYNKPTHNGYIAHFAAVAEATDCPIIAYNVPGRTGSNIKAETMLAIAEHVPTVVAVKEASADLAQISDIIRNRPEGFAVYAGDDELVLPIVALGGDGVISVLANAVVHPFTDLVRLCLAGDFTAAKSLHYALLDIMRACFYESNPIPIKTLLGEMGLMNPLMRLPLIPMSEGPKAKLMSVFNALNLEQTV
- the fabG gene encoding 3-oxoacyl-ACP reductase FabG; this encodes MQKRLANKVAIITGGSQGIGRATAERFVKEGAKVVIADVNIEKGEAFVADLQAQGHEAEFIRVDVTLKADTDAMAAFAHKTFGKVDILVNNAGITKDSTLAKMTEEAFDRVIAVNLKGVFNSTQSTIPYMIEGGYGRILNAASVVALYGNFGQTNYVATKAGVIGMTKTWARELGRRGITVNAVAPGFIATDMVSTIPERVLEVFREKTPVLRLGEAEDIANAYLFLASDEASFITGITLSVDGGLTL